One Gemmatimonadota bacterium DNA window includes the following coding sequences:
- a CDS encoding NUDIX hydrolase: MSASNNGPMSASGGDEAGRAHRANQADRDGLLNALNRYQARYPAEESTVARIRDLVAGRPDCFERTCMPGHITGSAWILSPDRSKFLMTWHRVFDRWLELGGHADGCTRPHLVALREAEEESGLKGFGIYKDPEGFVPLDVDIHAIAARAEIPAHEHYDLRYLLLAAAEQPLRISDESLDLGWFEKEELLEIVDEESMLRMMRKGDTILKRGGGEFVYGLS; encoded by the coding sequence ATGAGCGCTTCAAATAACGGACCGATGAGCGCATCCGGCGGTGATGAGGCCGGACGGGCGCATCGGGCGAACCAGGCGGACCGGGACGGCCTCCTGAATGCACTGAATCGCTACCAGGCGCGTTATCCCGCGGAAGAGTCCACGGTAGCCCGGATTCGGGACCTGGTCGCCGGACGCCCCGACTGCTTCGAAAGGACGTGCATGCCAGGCCACATCACCGGTTCGGCCTGGATCCTTTCGCCCGACCGTTCGAAATTCCTCATGACGTGGCACCGCGTCTTCGACCGATGGCTGGAGTTGGGTGGCCATGCGGACGGATGCACCCGACCCCACCTCGTAGCTCTCCGGGAAGCCGAAGAGGAATCCGGACTGAAGGGGTTCGGAATATACAAGGATCCTGAAGGCTTCGTCCCCCTGGATGTGGACATTCATGCCATCGCCGCCCGAGCCGAAATCCCTGCCCATGAACATTACGATCTCCGTTACCTGCTGCTCGCCGCCGCCGAACAACCCCTCAGAATCAGCGACGAATCCCTGGATCTCGGGTGGTTCGAAAAGGAAGAACTGCTCGAGATCGTCGACGAGGAAAGCATGCTTCGCATGATGCGCAAAGGCGACACCATCCTTAAGCGGGGCGGCGGGGAATTCGTTTACGGACTCTCCTGA
- a CDS encoding Ldh family oxidoreductase — MDLKLIPEACMAIIPVDYTNPRYGAKALRRFAQEALRKAGLSEAHAKEMADYLTATDLRGVLSHGTRQLPGYVRSFQSGRCNPRPNIRIYREAGAVVQWDGDGGMGHLVSARAIRSAVSRARSAGICLVTATHCGHTGSVGNWTRIATGAGMICLYYSTPMSPLPFDRPQPVAQALNNPPVSFGFPSAEGEPPVLIDMGTHLELPDVMQKVAEISVLPLIKGLAYQVTSVMMTWPVDVQSPVERRFPGATSSLTAVVLDTAFIGDPSDYTRTVADLRQKVHAMQPLPGLDRALLPGEIEAEREVDFSERGIPLDDAHIQSLQELGDDLGVPYYWESCE; from the coding sequence ATGGACCTTAAGTTGATCCCGGAGGCATGTATGGCCATCATTCCCGTTGACTACACCAACCCCCGCTACGGCGCGAAGGCCCTGCGCCGCTTTGCCCAAGAAGCGCTTCGAAAGGCCGGCCTGTCGGAAGCCCACGCGAAGGAAATGGCCGATTACCTGACCGCGACGGACCTGCGAGGCGTCCTCAGCCACGGGACCCGCCAGCTTCCGGGCTACGTGAGGTCCTTCCAGTCCGGACGATGCAACCCGCGGCCGAATATCAGGATATACCGGGAAGCCGGCGCCGTGGTGCAATGGGACGGCGACGGGGGCATGGGGCACCTGGTATCCGCCCGGGCGATTCGATCGGCGGTGTCCAGGGCGAGGTCCGCGGGGATCTGCCTGGTCACGGCGACCCATTGCGGCCACACGGGTTCTGTCGGCAACTGGACGCGTATCGCGACCGGGGCGGGCATGATCTGCCTGTACTACAGCACACCTATGAGTCCCCTGCCCTTCGACCGACCGCAACCCGTCGCACAAGCGTTGAACAACCCTCCGGTCAGCTTCGGATTCCCTTCGGCGGAAGGTGAGCCGCCCGTACTGATCGATATGGGCACCCACCTGGAACTGCCCGATGTGATGCAGAAAGTCGCGGAAATCAGTGTGCTCCCCCTGATCAAGGGGCTGGCCTACCAGGTCACCTCCGTCATGATGACCTGGCCCGTGGACGTGCAGTCTCCTGTCGAACGGCGCTTTCCAGGGGCCACCAGCAGCCTGACCGCCGTCGTCCTGGACACCGCCTTCATCGGAGACCCGTCCGACTATACGCGGACGGTCGCGGACCTCAGGCAAAAAGTACACGCCATGCAACCCCTGCCGGGGCTTGATCGCGCACTTCTACCGGGGGAAATCGAAGCCGAACGGGAGGTCGATTTCAGCGAGCGCGGCATACCCCTGGACGATGCCCATATCCAGTCACTGCAGGAACTGGGCGATGACCTGGGCGTGCCGTACTACTGGGAATCATGCGAATGA
- a CDS encoding SDR family NAD(P)-dependent oxidoreductase, whose amino-acid sequence MTTKPLNDRVAVVAGATRGTGRGIARMLGAAGATVYCSGRSVKGRPATPGRPETIDETAEMVTAEGGRGIAARTDHTVAAEVERLFARVRDEQGRLDLLVNDIWGGDEMIEWGSPFWKLDPAKGLKMLEGAVHTHIITSRYGVPLMIERNAGLIVEVTDGDTMGYRGNLFYDFAKNATIRLGYAMSRDLHAHNITALTVTPGFLRSEAMLDGMGVTEENWRDGIKEDSFFEESETPCYMGRGVAALAADPDVASKHGGLYGSWTLAKEYGFTDLDGRQPDWGAYFSARIQEILDHVESPGEMDLYNVRARMNQIELDPAAEEECMRMRDYLDKHE is encoded by the coding sequence ATGACAACGAAACCATTAAATGATCGCGTGGCGGTCGTTGCGGGCGCGACGCGCGGAACCGGACGGGGGATCGCCCGCATGCTCGGTGCGGCGGGCGCTACGGTCTACTGCTCCGGGAGAAGCGTGAAAGGCCGTCCGGCCACGCCGGGCCGTCCCGAGACGATTGATGAAACCGCCGAAATGGTCACGGCCGAAGGCGGCCGAGGCATTGCGGCAAGGACCGACCACACCGTTGCGGCCGAAGTGGAGCGATTGTTCGCTCGCGTAAGGGACGAACAGGGACGGCTCGACCTCCTCGTCAACGACATCTGGGGCGGCGATGAAATGATCGAATGGGGTTCGCCGTTCTGGAAACTCGATCCGGCCAAGGGTTTGAAAATGCTCGAAGGGGCGGTGCACACCCATATCATCACGAGCCGTTACGGCGTACCCCTTATGATCGAGCGCAATGCGGGACTGATCGTGGAAGTCACGGACGGCGACACGATGGGCTATCGGGGCAACCTCTTCTATGATTTCGCTAAAAACGCCACGATCCGGCTGGGCTACGCTATGTCGCGCGACCTGCACGCGCACAACATCACCGCGCTGACCGTTACCCCTGGTTTTCTACGGTCCGAAGCGATGCTGGACGGCATGGGAGTCACGGAGGAAAACTGGCGGGATGGTATCAAAGAGGATTCGTTCTTCGAGGAATCGGAGACGCCGTGTTACATGGGCAGGGGCGTAGCGGCCCTGGCGGCCGATCCGGACGTCGCGTCAAAACATGGTGGACTTTACGGTAGCTGGACGCTCGCGAAGGAGTATGGATTCACGGACCTGGACGGACGCCAGCCGGACTGGGGTGCCTACTTCAGTGCCAGGATACAGGAAATCCTGGATCACGTAGAGTCGCCGGGAGAGATGGACCTGTACAATGTTCGCGCCCGCATGAACCAGATCGAACTGGATCCTGCGGCCGAGGAGGAATGCATGCGCATGAGGGATTATCTGGATAAGCATGAGTGA
- a CDS encoding aminotransferase class V-fold PLP-dependent enzyme — MSDNVDTTKIDPNIQDAEKIQHLSRRGFMGSVMAGAAGVAGASTLLSPVQDAEAAPVPDLPDAAPGGAAADDEAYWEKVAAQFMLRDNVIYMNSGTRGFSPVSVHKAQVEAIEAVNSDPNMCWSTYSFAGMDEIRRKMAVYIGSEVDEIAFTNSTTDGMGLGFMGLELNRGDEILTTNYDYGWVKNMMAFRAKRDGLEFKMVDISDPSYRTPDDPQKVVDAVAAGITPKTRFLTICHINYTDGFVMPVKEICQIARERGIITLIDGAQPPGMMKMDMMDLGCDMYAGAGHKYMLAAQHTGFLFVRNDMVDRVHPLVYTGSSNPEWAITGARKLEQRGSSSYSDRVSIGAALDFHNKLGVEAIEARLRYLSQRLSQGLKAIDGVTVYASDDPRMSCALVSFSVKDLDPSFIVGRLWYRSPNIYIRTVGAAGGFRGVRATLHVMDTAEHVDTLIDRIERLTRA; from the coding sequence ATGTCTGACAACGTAGACACAACTAAAATCGATCCCAATATCCAGGATGCCGAGAAGATTCAGCACCTTTCCCGCCGTGGATTCATGGGCAGCGTGATGGCCGGCGCGGCCGGGGTGGCCGGTGCGTCGACCCTGTTGTCCCCGGTCCAGGATGCGGAAGCGGCGCCGGTGCCCGATCTGCCCGATGCGGCGCCGGGCGGCGCGGCCGCCGATGACGAGGCCTACTGGGAGAAAGTGGCGGCCCAGTTCATGCTGCGCGACAATGTCATCTACATGAATTCGGGCACGCGCGGCTTCTCGCCTGTGAGCGTGCACAAGGCGCAGGTGGAAGCCATTGAAGCGGTCAATTCCGATCCCAACATGTGCTGGTCGACCTACAGTTTCGCCGGCATGGACGAGATTCGGCGGAAGATGGCCGTGTACATAGGTTCGGAGGTCGATGAAATCGCCTTTACAAACAGCACCACCGACGGGATGGGTCTTGGTTTCATGGGGCTGGAATTGAACCGGGGCGACGAAATCCTGACCACGAACTACGACTACGGCTGGGTGAAGAACATGATGGCCTTCCGGGCGAAGCGGGACGGCCTTGAGTTCAAGATGGTGGACATATCGGATCCGAGTTACCGTACGCCCGACGATCCCCAGAAGGTCGTCGATGCCGTGGCGGCCGGTATCACGCCGAAGACCAGGTTTCTCACCATCTGCCATATCAACTACACCGACGGTTTCGTCATGCCGGTGAAGGAGATCTGCCAAATCGCCCGCGAACGGGGAATCATCACCCTGATCGACGGCGCTCAGCCGCCGGGCATGATGAAGATGGACATGATGGATCTCGGATGCGACATGTACGCGGGGGCGGGGCACAAGTACATGCTGGCCGCCCAGCACACCGGGTTCCTGTTCGTCCGGAACGACATGGTTGACCGGGTACATCCCCTGGTCTACACGGGTTCTTCGAATCCCGAGTGGGCCATCACGGGGGCCAGGAAACTGGAACAGCGCGGCTCTTCGAGTTATTCGGACCGGGTCTCCATCGGCGCGGCGCTGGATTTTCACAACAAACTCGGGGTCGAAGCCATCGAAGCCCGGCTTCGATACCTGTCCCAACGCCTGAGCCAGGGTCTGAAGGCCATCGACGGCGTTACCGTGTACGCATCCGACGATCCCAGGATGTCCTGTGCGCTCGTGTCCTTCTCCGTCAAGGACCTCGATCCTTCGTTCATCGTCGGACGCCTTTGGTACCGCAGCCCGAACATCTACATCCGTACCGTCGGCGCCGCGGGCGGTTTCAGGGGAGTCCGCGCCACGTTGCACGTCATGGACACGGCCGAGCACGTAGATACATTGATCGACAGGATCGAACGGCTTACGCGGGCCTGA
- a CDS encoding GNAT family N-acetyltransferase, whose protein sequence is MYTPIADKTLRTGETLEIGVVLAPDNHAPNGDHAPDGDHAPADQETDDNMAADHAPLVRPILAHKSSNEQWHLDEVFASRVDPLETRFYLGRLDGRSVCNIMVSEHDGIGIVSHVYTMPEHRRKGIARLVMTEQMADFQVRSGRYLTLSTGYDTHPYYLYHGFGFRSVVPESGHMKYMRHAEFEAAHFRVDEDGEARVIPGDWKHWPSLNVLCAQDGPPFLRNVGLGHVGPRMFEGAYLELMKQTRDDEDVQVRLVVTERGAVVGYATLVPDARWRGETLLLDLTIHAAFRAQLKALLESFALPFGRKVLCHVEPGDGPKTTALEGAGFIHEATLRQQFKAAGNVLDVEVYARYA, encoded by the coding sequence ATGTACACACCGATCGCTGACAAGACCCTCCGCACGGGCGAGACGCTTGAAATCGGTGTCGTGCTTGCCCCGGACAACCACGCACCAAACGGCGACCACGCGCCGGACGGCGACCACGCGCCGGCCGATCAGGAGACGGACGACAACATGGCGGCCGACCACGCGCCGCTCGTCCGGCCGATCCTGGCACACAAGTCGAGCAACGAGCAGTGGCACCTCGACGAGGTGTTTGCCAGTCGGGTCGACCCCCTCGAAACCAGGTTCTACCTCGGCCGCCTCGATGGTCGGTCAGTCTGCAACATCATGGTCAGCGAGCACGACGGCATCGGAATCGTGAGCCACGTGTACACCATGCCCGAACACCGCCGCAAGGGCATAGCCCGGCTCGTCATGACCGAGCAGATGGCGGATTTTCAGGTCCGGAGCGGCCGGTACCTGACGCTGTCCACCGGTTACGACACCCATCCCTACTATCTGTACCACGGCTTCGGTTTCCGTAGCGTCGTGCCGGAATCGGGCCACATGAAGTATATGAGGCACGCCGAGTTCGAGGCGGCTCATTTTCGCGTCGACGAGGACGGCGAAGCGCGCGTAATCCCGGGGGACTGGAAGCACTGGCCATCGCTGAACGTGTTATGTGCCCAGGACGGGCCGCCATTTCTGCGTAATGTAGGGCTGGGACATGTCGGGCCGCGAATGTTCGAGGGGGCCTACCTGGAGTTGATGAAGCAGACGCGGGATGATGAAGATGTCCAGGTCCGGCTGGTGGTCACGGAGCGCGGCGCGGTCGTGGGCTATGCGACACTGGTGCCGGACGCCCGGTGGCGCGGCGAGACCTTGCTCCTCGACCTGACCATTCATGCAGCGTTCAGGGCGCAACTGAAGGCCCTGCTCGAGTCGTTTGCTCTGCCGTTCGGACGCAAGGTGCTCTGCCACGTCGAACCGGGCGACGGCCCGAAGACCACCGCATTGGAAGGCGCGGGGTTCATCCACGAGGCTACGCTTCGGCAGCAGTTCAAGGCGGCCGGCAACGTGCTGGATGTCGAGGTGTACGCACGGTACGCCTGA
- the mpl gene encoding UDP-N-acetylmuramate:L-alanyl-gamma-D-glutamyl-meso-diaminopimelate ligase — translation MSRPLHIHLVAACGTGMGALAVMLKSLGHRVTGSDENVYPPMSTVLSEQQIPVYEGFAAANLDPRPDLVVIGNAVSRGNPEAEAVLDRKIRYASMPETLKSFFLWNRKSIVVTGTHGKTTTTAMLAWVLTEAGLDPSYIVGGVPIGWQTGARLGSGELFILEGDEYDSAFFDKRAKFLHYLPDTVIINNVEFDHADIYDSIDEIALSFRRLVNIIPENGLLIGPEDDEHVQTLASHAYCTVHTLGMSSGVRWSARNVSFDPGGTSFDLYERDEHRARLSTGQLGDHNVRNALAVVAAARQYGVSWPDLTRGLASFPGVKRRLEVRGEVNGITVYDDFAHHPTAVRATLDALSKAAPGRRTWAVFEPRSATTIRRNFQDEYATAFDQADRVLIAPVYLPEKAPPGNRFSVEELEAGLRKRGVDAEAPGSVDEIVSRLAGQAAPGDRIVFMSNGGFGGIHEKTLNSLERGGAAEPG, via the coding sequence ATGTCCCGACCGCTTCACATTCACCTGGTGGCCGCCTGCGGCACGGGCATGGGCGCGCTCGCCGTGATGCTCAAGTCCCTGGGACACCGGGTCACCGGAAGCGACGAGAACGTATATCCCCCGATGAGCACGGTACTCTCGGAGCAGCAGATACCCGTGTACGAGGGATTCGCTGCCGCCAACCTGGATCCTCGGCCGGACCTCGTGGTCATCGGTAACGCCGTTTCACGGGGCAATCCCGAGGCCGAGGCCGTGCTGGACCGGAAGATCCGATACGCTTCCATGCCGGAGACGCTCAAGTCCTTCTTCCTGTGGAACCGCAAATCAATCGTGGTCACCGGTACTCACGGCAAGACGACGACGACGGCGATGCTAGCCTGGGTGCTCACCGAGGCCGGTCTGGATCCCAGCTACATTGTCGGGGGCGTGCCCATCGGCTGGCAGACCGGCGCGCGGCTGGGCTCGGGCGAGCTGTTCATCCTGGAAGGCGACGAATACGACAGCGCCTTCTTCGACAAGCGGGCGAAGTTCCTGCATTACCTGCCCGATACGGTGATTATCAATAACGTCGAATTCGATCACGCGGACATCTACGATTCGATCGACGAGATCGCGCTTTCCTTCAGGAGGCTGGTCAACATCATCCCCGAAAACGGGTTGTTGATCGGTCCGGAGGACGACGAGCACGTCCAGACACTCGCTTCCCACGCATACTGTACCGTCCATACCCTGGGCATGTCGTCAGGCGTCCGGTGGTCGGCACGCAACGTGTCCTTCGATCCCGGGGGCACGTCTTTCGATCTGTATGAACGAGACGAGCACCGCGCCCGGCTGTCGACGGGCCAGCTCGGCGACCACAATGTCAGGAACGCCCTGGCGGTGGTCGCCGCGGCACGCCAATACGGGGTATCGTGGCCGGACCTGACCCGGGGTCTCGCGTCCTTTCCCGGCGTGAAACGACGCCTCGAGGTACGGGGCGAAGTAAATGGCATTACGGTCTACGACGACTTCGCCCACCACCCCACGGCCGTCCGGGCCACGCTGGACGCACTCAGCAAGGCCGCGCCCGGCCGGCGGACCTGGGCGGTTTTCGAACCCCGTTCGGCGACCACCATCCGGCGGAACTTCCAGGACGAATATGCCACCGCCTTCGACCAGGCGGACCGTGTGCTTATCGCGCCCGTCTATCTGCCCGAGAAGGCACCTCCGGGAAACCGGTTTTCGGTGGAAGAACTGGAAGCGGGGCTGCGTAAACGCGGCGTGGACGCCGAAGCCCCGGGCAGCGTGGATGAGATCGTTTCAAGATTGGCCGGTCAGGCGGCGCCGGGCGACCGGATCGTTTTCATGAGCAATGGGGGATTCGGCGGCATCCACGAGAAGACGCTGAACAGTCTGGAGCGTGGGGGCGCAGCGGAACCGGGCTAG
- a CDS encoding tetratricopeptide repeat protein has protein sequence MIVNRIPEALRGIAPRRIHLVSCLLAKPRRTLLVDGLLAVFLAVLFSLPSNVEGQLNRAADLNRRIEQARSLERLRQYDRAVVLFERVLQDDPDNRSALNGALRLYFRLEAYNKLIPLLETHIAKSPDDSRLRGRLAEALYGAGRDDEAEEQIRDMLERFPQSESAVSQIANLHLRREAYDRAIQTYLDGRKRLGNPEAFALALASVYTSAFEVPGAVREFTRWLTQQPGQWRIVNDRIDLLASIGSQELVEQALRAAVAEHRDSKDAQDLLGGFYLRSGKPVEALAAYREADRLDGDSGKYLVRYADWALREGHHKDAIATYRELIGANGSEDLHAEAYTGLALAYRKRGGMDDAAETYRQIIAQYPNTEFRDEAMSNLADLLLVHYRDAPRALAMYRSLLADASAPEYREKARFGMAECYVVMGSLEDAIVQYNAILEPEVDTTEAETRARTQYHLGEMALFQNRLDDALGHFRETADRYTGSPYANDALAWTILIAEGRQGGDGPLSDYIRSVRLRRQYKDQEALDSCKSFVEENAESPIADTVILDIGMLLEGMGKPFQAVAALQDLIERYPESRRVAAAHWRIAEIYETKIGDIPRALTEYETLLLAHPDHFRNDAARRKIRELTEDHPPMP, from the coding sequence GTGATCGTGAATCGCATCCCCGAAGCGCTTCGCGGCATTGCCCCGCGACGCATACATCTCGTAAGCTGCCTGCTTGCCAAACCACGCCGCACGCTTCTCGTTGACGGTCTGCTCGCCGTATTTCTGGCGGTTCTGTTTTCCCTGCCCTCGAACGTCGAGGGACAACTCAACCGGGCCGCCGACCTGAACCGGCGGATCGAACAGGCCAGGAGCCTGGAACGCCTCCGGCAGTACGACCGGGCCGTCGTCCTGTTCGAACGGGTGTTGCAGGATGACCCGGATAACCGTTCCGCCCTGAACGGCGCCCTCAGGCTGTACTTCCGGCTGGAAGCGTACAATAAACTGATACCTCTGCTCGAAACGCACATCGCGAAGTCTCCCGACGATTCAAGATTGCGCGGCAGGCTTGCCGAAGCGCTCTACGGCGCCGGACGGGACGACGAAGCGGAGGAACAGATTCGAGATATGCTGGAACGCTTTCCGCAGAGCGAATCGGCCGTAAGCCAAATCGCCAATCTGCACCTCAGAAGAGAGGCGTACGACCGGGCTATTCAGACTTACCTGGACGGCCGGAAGCGGCTGGGCAACCCGGAGGCTTTCGCCCTGGCGCTCGCCAGCGTCTATACCAGTGCATTCGAGGTGCCGGGCGCCGTAAGGGAATTCACGCGCTGGTTGACGCAGCAACCCGGCCAGTGGCGTATCGTCAACGACCGGATCGACCTGCTCGCGTCGATCGGAAGTCAGGAACTCGTGGAGCAGGCGCTGCGTGCGGCGGTGGCTGAACACCGGGACAGCAAGGATGCCCAGGACCTGCTCGGCGGTTTCTATCTTCGGTCCGGAAAGCCGGTGGAAGCGCTCGCGGCGTACCGTGAAGCGGACCGGCTGGACGGGGACAGCGGGAAGTACCTGGTCCGGTATGCCGATTGGGCATTGCGGGAGGGGCATCACAAGGACGCCATCGCTACGTACCGGGAGTTAATCGGGGCGAATGGGTCGGAGGACCTGCACGCCGAAGCGTATACCGGCCTTGCCCTGGCGTACCGGAAACGTGGCGGCATGGACGATGCCGCCGAGACCTACCGGCAGATCATCGCGCAGTATCCGAATACGGAGTTCCGAGACGAGGCCATGTCCAATCTGGCGGACCTGCTCCTGGTCCATTACCGGGACGCGCCGCGGGCGCTCGCCATGTACCGTTCATTGCTGGCGGACGCTTCCGCGCCGGAGTACCGGGAGAAAGCCCGATTCGGTATGGCGGAATGTTACGTCGTCATGGGCAGCCTGGAGGACGCGATCGTCCAGTACAACGCCATCCTCGAACCGGAGGTCGATACCACCGAAGCCGAGACCCGGGCCCGGACGCAATACCACCTGGGCGAAATGGCGCTGTTCCAGAACCGGCTGGACGATGCCCTTGGTCATTTTCGGGAGACGGCGGACCGCTATACGGGCAGTCCCTATGCCAACGATGCACTGGCGTGGACCATCCTGATCGCGGAAGGCCGCCAGGGCGGAGACGGCCCGCTTTCCGATTACATCCGGTCGGTGCGGCTACGACGCCAGTACAAGGACCAGGAGGCCCTGGATTCCTGCAAGTCGTTTGTCGAAGAAAACGCGGAGAGCCCGATCGCCGACACCGTCATCCTGGACATCGGGATGTTGCTCGAAGGGATGGGCAAGCCTTTCCAGGCCGTCGCGGCCCTGCAGGACCTGATCGAGCGGTACCCGGAGAGCCGCCGCGTCGCCGCCGCCCACTGGCGGATCGCGGAGATCTACGAAACGAAGATCGGCGACATCCCCCGCGCGCTCACCGAGTACGAGACCCTGCTTCTCGCCCATCCCGACCACTTCAGGAACGACGCCGCCCGCCGCAAGATTCGGGAACTGACCGAAGACCATCCCCCCATGCCGTGA
- a CDS encoding S41 family peptidase, with amino-acid sequence MSTLKKPKYAILLVFVAVGSFLLGSAADRTIHAADNIFSSTRLLMGVLNLVNDNYVEEVQPGELIYAAIDGMLEVLDPHSSFLSKESFAEMGERFSGKFYGIGIEFDVLDGFLYVISVIDESPSEAVGLQSGDRIVRIDGESAIGIKHDEVRQKLRGEKGTRVDVTIERPGVDERFDVTITRDSIPIRSVRTSFMLEDQTGYIQLIRFAKTTSRELETALDRLQQEGMERLILDLRGNSGGYLDQAVEVSSKFIPEGRVIVKTMGRNRSSNQTFKSISGVNHREMPLVILLDHRSASASEIVAGAVQDWDRGVIAGTRSFGKGLVQTLFAEPHLTDGSALKLTTARYYTPSGRMIQRDYKNKSFQEYVEGSFSETGETGEAGEAEETGPEAESGTEEGHVGQADDADQADDAGQADIPERTEFTTAAGRTVYGDGGISPDVVIPAPKRTYPFVIGKYRGWLPFDRACFEFANAYGVFQADRQDLRDDFDVFLREFQVDEAMLEAFKVQVRDSGISFSDEEFNDDRDVIELQLKRSLARNLWGDEEASRVAAAGDEQLQQARQLFYSHEMLVQQ; translated from the coding sequence ATGTCGACCCTGAAGAAACCGAAATACGCCATCCTGCTGGTATTCGTCGCGGTCGGGTCGTTCCTGCTCGGCAGTGCGGCCGACAGGACGATCCATGCGGCGGACAACATCTTCTCGAGCACCAGGCTGCTGATGGGCGTGCTCAACCTGGTCAACGACAACTACGTGGAGGAGGTCCAGCCCGGCGAGTTGATCTACGCCGCGATCGACGGCATGCTCGAGGTGCTCGACCCCCATTCCAGCTTCCTGAGCAAGGAGAGCTTCGCCGAAATGGGCGAGCGCTTCAGCGGGAAGTTCTACGGTATCGGGATCGAGTTCGACGTATTGGATGGGTTTCTGTACGTGATTTCCGTGATCGACGAATCGCCGTCGGAAGCCGTCGGCCTGCAATCCGGTGACCGAATCGTCCGGATCGACGGTGAATCGGCGATCGGCATCAAGCACGACGAGGTGAGGCAGAAGCTGCGCGGGGAGAAGGGAACCAGGGTGGACGTAACCATCGAACGGCCCGGTGTCGACGAGCGGTTCGATGTGACGATTACCCGGGACAGCATCCCCATTCGCAGTGTCAGGACGTCCTTCATGCTGGAAGACCAGACGGGATACATCCAGTTGATCCGGTTCGCCAAGACCACTTCCCGTGAACTGGAGACCGCCCTGGACAGGCTTCAGCAAGAAGGCATGGAACGGCTGATTCTCGACCTGAGAGGCAATTCGGGGGGATACCTGGACCAGGCGGTCGAAGTGTCCAGCAAGTTCATCCCCGAAGGCCGCGTAATCGTCAAGACCATGGGAAGGAACCGGAGCTCCAACCAGACCTTCAAATCGATAAGCGGCGTAAACCACCGGGAAATGCCCCTGGTGATCCTGCTGGACCACCGTTCCGCCTCCGCTTCCGAAATCGTGGCGGGCGCCGTCCAGGACTGGGACAGGGGCGTAATCGCCGGAACCCGCAGCTTCGGCAAGGGCCTCGTTCAGACCCTCTTCGCGGAGCCTCACCTGACGGACGGTTCCGCGCTCAAGCTGACGACCGCCAGATACTACACCCCGAGCGGCCGGATGATCCAGCGGGACTATAAGAACAAGTCCTTTCAGGAATACGTCGAAGGCTCGTTCAGCGAGACCGGCGAGACTGGCGAGGCCGGAGAGGCCGAAGAGACCGGACCGGAAGCGGAATCCGGTACGGAAGAGGGCCATGTGGGCCAGGCAGACGATGCGGACCAGGCAGATGATGCGGGCCAGGCTGACATCCCGGAGCGCACGGAATTCACCACCGCCGCCGGCCGTACGGTCTATGGAGACGGCGGCATCTCTCCCGACGTCGTGATCCCGGCCCCGAAACGCACGTACCCCTTCGTGATCGGCAAGTACAGGGGATGGTTGCCTTTCGACCGGGCCTGTTTCGAATTCGCCAACGCCTACGGTGTATTCCAGGCGGACCGGCAGGACCTCAGGGATGATTTCGACGTCTTTCTGCGGGAGTTCCAGGTCGACGAAGCAATGCTGGAAGCCTTCAAGGTCCAGGTCCGGGACTCGGGGATATCGTTCTCCGACGAGGAGTTCAACGACGACCGGGATGTCATCGAACTCCAGCTGAAGCGGTCGCTCGCCCGGAATCTCTGGGGTGACGAGGAAGCCAGCCGCGTAGCCGCGGCCGGCGACGAGCAACTCCAGCAGGCCCGCCAGCTGTTTTACTCTCACGAAATGCTGGTACAGCAATAG